A genomic region of Manihot esculenta cultivar AM560-2 chromosome 15, M.esculenta_v8, whole genome shotgun sequence contains the following coding sequences:
- the LOC110601342 gene encoding probable folate-biopterin transporter 8, chloroplastic produces MIPSSPATQHPMSTIIPKTPNLCLYPPKLSHVHLKPIKCSFQNQNPNTINRLAKPRTHLFGVITPRPVFPQKGNASRGHEEKRSFAQVGSQQMAVLCGFGYWMQGFRCFPWLALNFHMTYNLNLHPSILQLVQHSANLPMVAKPLYGILSDAIYIGGAHRIPYILIGVLLQALSWGPLGFVPVAREVLPTLLACILLGNLGASLTEVAKDALVAEYGQKHKKRGLQSYAFMASALGGILGNLLGGCFLLKMPPQNMFIIFVFLLFIELAISQTVREESLGLAQLSHHNLAKKSIWENIRKQLNGLKMALGEESISWPLIWVVASIATVPALSGSIFCYQMQCLHLDPSVIGMSRVIGQLILLSMTILYDRYLKEVPMRKLIGAVQFLYAASLLLDFVLVRQINLRFGIPNEIFVCCFSGIADTLAQFKLLPFSVLLANLCPRGCEGSLTSFLASTLCLSSIFGGFLGVGLASLMGVTAGNYLNLPVQILIQFVAALLPLVWIQLVPSQPIVEKHRKKGLSKRTRKNRRIGRMVLGSICVHRRERESETRR; encoded by the exons ATGATTCCTTCATCACCTGCTACTCAACACCCAATGTCCACAATAATTCCCAAAACCCCAAATTTATGTTTATATCCTCCCAAGTTATCTCACGTCCACCTGAAACCAATTAAATGCtcttttcaaaatcaaaatccCAACACCATCAATAGGCTCGCTAAACCCAGAACCCATCTTTTTGGGGTAATTACACCAAGACCAGTCTTTCCCCAGAAAGGCAACGCGAGCAGGGGACATGAGGAGAAGAGAAGTTTTGCCCAAGTGGGTAGTCAGCAGATGGCTGTATTATGTGGGTTTGGGTATTGGATGCAGGGTTTTAGGTGCTTTCCATGGTTGGCTCTCAACTTCCACATGACCTACAATCTCAATCTGCACCCATCAATATTGCAGCTTGTGCAACACTCGGCTAACCTTCCTATGGTGGCCAAGCCTCTATATGGAATCCTCTCTGATGCTATATACATTGGTGGTGCTCATAGAATACCTTATATTCTTATCGGGG TCTTGTTGCAGGCCCTATCTTGGGGGCCTTTGGGATTTGTCCCAGTTGCTCGTGAAGTCCTTCCTACTCTTCTGGCTTGCATTCTTCTTGGTAATCTTGGCGCATCACTCACAGAAGTTGCAAAGGATGCTCTTGTTGCAGAGTATGgacaaaaacataaaaagagaGGCCTCCAGTCCTATGCATTTATGGCTTCAGCTTTGGGTGGAATCCTAGGCAACTTACTTGGTGGTTGCTTCTTATTGAAAATGCCACCACAAAACATGTTCATCATATTTGTCTTTCTATTATTTATTGAACTTGCAATTTCACAAACAGTTAGGGAAGAGTCTCTTGGTTTAGCACAACTATCACATCACAATCTTGCAAAGAAATCCATCTGGGAGAATATCAGGAAACAGCTAAATGGTCTTAAAATGGCATTAGGTGAGGAATCTATCTCTTGGCCTCTTATTTGGGTCGTAGCTTCCATTGCCACAGTCCCAGCTCTCTCAGGTTCTATTTTTTGCTATCAAATGCAATGTCTACATCTTGATCCTTCCGTTATAGGAATGTCACGAGTAATTGGGCAGTTGATACTTCTTTCTATGACTATACTTTATGACCGTTACTTGAAAGAAGTGCCCATGAGGAAATTGATAGGTGCAGTGCAATTCCTGTATGCTGCTTCTCTTCTGCTTGACTTTGTTCTAGTGAGACAAATCAATCTTAGATTTGGGATTCCCAATGAGATATTTGTTTGTTGTTTTTCGGGTATAGCAGACACTCTCGCACAATTTAAGCTTCTTCCCTTTTCAGTATTACTGGCAAATTTGTGTCCCAGGGGTTGTGAAGGTTCTCTCACTTCTTTCTTAGCATCAACATTGTGTCTGTCATCAATTTTTGGTGGATTTTTGGGCGTTGGATTAGCTTCCCTTATGGGAGTAACAGCTGGCAATTACTTAAACCTGCCTGTCCAAATTTTGATACAATTTGTTGCAGCGTTATTGCCTTTGGTATGGATTCAGCTTGTACCGTCCCAACCCATTGTTGAGAAGCACAGAAAGAAAGGTTTAAGTAAAAGAACTCGAAAAAACAGAAGGATCGGAAGAATGGTCTTAGGCTCCATTTGTGTTCATCGACGAGAAAGAGAATCTGAGACACGAAGGTAG
- the LOC110602255 gene encoding ribosomal RNA-processing protein 14, whose protein sequence is MKRKTQELVNEPNLDIDLKPFIHENSLFFDKLIELIPARFYLPTDDKEKKWFQGLSKDEKALAKKESRENIKKARRERLDPEKTSTTTLDLLMKNLDMEKSNDESDEEEVEINPMISGLEGEDQSATYEELRQRLHRKIEELRGGRNNSSSNKVKKKNETKGIQQKKRKRESESEQKKPTMSTSVEEVEKDIAEATKELKFSHVKLGNEEELGKKKKKKLLKSKELERARKLEEAKKDPEKGDIVAKKHSWKAATSRAAGIKIHDDAKLLKQSIKKEKKRHQKNVEKWNERIETQQKMKAEKQQTRSKNIADRIHQKKMRRIAKREKKLMRPGFEGRKEGYINEGSTEGAPR, encoded by the coding sequence ATGAAGAGGAAAACACAAGAGCTTGTCAATGAGCCCAATCTTGATATTGATCTAAAACCTTTCATCCATGAAAATTCTCTGTTCTTTGACAAGTTGATTGAGCTCATCCCGGCTAGGTTCTATCTTCCAACTGATGATAAGGAGAAGAAGTGGTTCCAAGGCCTTAGCAAGGATGAAAAGGCTTTGGCAAAGAAGGAATCAAGAGAAAACATCAAGAAAGCACGGAGAGAGAGGCTAGACCCAGAGAAGACTTCCACAACTACCCTAGATTTGCTTATGAAAAATTTGGACATGGAAAAATCAAATGATGAGAGTGATGAAGAAGAGGTGGAGATTAATCCAATGATATCCGGTCTGGAAGGTGAAGATCAATCAGCAACATATGAGGAACTCCGGCAACGACTTCATCGCAAAATTGAAGAGCTTCGAGGTGGTCGAAACAATAGTAGCTCAAACAAAGTTAAGAAGAAAAATGAGACAAAAGGGATTCAGCAAAAGAAACGCAAGAGGGAATCAGAGTCTGAACAAAAGAAACCAACAATGAGTACTTCAGTGGAAGAAGTGGAGAAGGATATAGCTGAAGCTACGAAGGAACTTAAATTTAGTCATGTTAAACTTGGGAACGAAGAAGAGCttggaaagaagaagaaaaagaaacttCTAAAGTCGAAGGAACTTGAAAGGGCAAGAAAATTGGAGGAAGCTAAGAAGGACCCAGAGAAAGGGGACATTGTTGCAAAGAAGCATTCATGGAAAGCTGCAACAAGCAGAGCTGCCGGCATTAAGATTCATGATGATGCAAAGCTGTTGAAACAGAGCataaagaaggagaagaagagacaTCAAAAGAATGTTGAGAAATGGAATGAGAGGATTGAAACCCAGCAGAAAATGAAAGCAGAAAAACAGCAGACGAGGTCAAAGAATATAGCTGATAGAATTCACCAGAAAAAGATGCGGCGGATTGCAAAGCGAGAGAAAAAGCTCATGCGGCCAGGGTTTGAAGGTCGGAAGGAAGGTTACATCAATGAAGGTTCAACTGAAGGTGCCCCACGTTAG
- the LOC110602691 gene encoding transcription factor MYB2, with amino-acid sequence MSWGVMAGHLGWGGLIEEGWRKGPWTAEEDRLLIEYVRMHGEGRWNSVARLAGLKRNGKSCRLRWVNYLRPDLKRGQITPHEESIILELHARWGNRWSTIARSLPGRTDNEIKNYWRTHFKKKAKVSPENSEKARNRLLKRQQFQQQQQQQQQQQQLQQQQQSQQQQLQLLQLNQLDMKKIMSLLDESENKVPYVPQIRQDMATIYPNPAEEHGLLYNMFNANASVPEASNDEILWDGLWNLDDVHGNFSAACASGKAGMHNLIAPFC; translated from the exons ATGTCTTGGGGGGTCATGGCAGGGCACCTGGGCTGGGGTGGCCTCATTGAAGAGGGTTGGAGGAAGGGTCCTTGGACTGCTGAAGAAGACAGGCTGCTCATTGAATATGTAAGGATGCATGGCGAAGGGAGATGGAACTCTGTAGCTAGGCTTGCAG GGTTGAAAAGGAATGGAAAGAGCTGCAGATTGAGGTGGGTTAATTACTTGAGGCCAGACCTGAAGAGGGGGCAGATAACTCCACATGAAGAGAGCATTATCCTTGAGCTGCATGCTAGGTGGGGGAACAG GTGGTCCACAATTGCAAGAAGCTTGCCTGGAAGAACAGATAATGAGATAAAGAACTACTGGAGGACCCATTTCAAGAAAAAAGCCAAAGTCTCTCCAGAAAACTCCGAGAAAGCAAGAAATCGTCTCCTGAAAAGGCAACAATTtcaacagcagcagcagcagcagcagcaacaacAACAGCTGCAGCAGCAGCAACAGTCTCAGCAGCAGCAGCTGCAGCTGCTGCAGCTAAACCAGTTGGACATGAAAAAGATCATGTCCTTACTTGATGAGAGTGAAAACAAAGTTCCATATGTACCTCAAATAAGGCAGGATATGGCCACTATATATCCTAACCCAGCAGAGGAGCATGGCTTGTTATATAACATGTTCAATGCCAATGCTTCAGTTCCTGAGGCCTCCAACGACGAAATTCTGTGGGATGGATTGTGGAACTTGGACGATGTCCATGGCAATTTTAGTGCAGCCTGTGCATCTGGCAAAGCTGGCATGCACAACTTAATCGCACCCTTCTGTTAA
- the LOC110602256 gene encoding membrane protein PM19L translates to MATVGRNLAAPLLFLNLIMYVIALGFASWCLNRYINGQTYHPSFGGNGATGFFLTFAILACVVGIVSKFAGGTHIRAWRNDSLAAAGASSLVAWAITVLAFGLACKQINLGGYRGWRLKVVEAFIIILTFTQLLYLLLLHAGMFSSRYGPGYRDTEYGVATGGEPMHKGGVTVAGTRV, encoded by the exons ATGGCAACTGTTGGCAGGAACTTGGCAGCTCCTCTGTTGTTTCTTAACTTGATCATGTATGTTATTGCCTTGGGCTTTGCTAGTTGGTGTCTTAATAGGTACATCAATGGCCAAACCTACCACCCGA GTTTTGGAGGGAATGGAGCGACGGGTTTCTTTCTCACCTTTGCCATATTAGCTTGTGTTGTCGGTATAGTATCCAAGTTCGCAGGTGGCACCCACATCAGGGCCTGGAGGAACGACAGTCTAGCTGCCGCAGGCGCATCTTCATTGGTGGCCTGGGCCATCACTGTCCTAGCTTTTGG GTTGGCATGCAAGCAAATAAATCTAGGAGGGTACAGAGGTTGGCGACTCAAGGTGGTGGAggcatttataataatattaacattTACCCAACTCTTGTATCTCCTGTTGCTTCATGCTGGGATGTTTAGCAGCAGGTATGGTCCTGGCTATCGGGACACTGAATATGGCGTGGCAACCGGAGGAGAGCCAATGCATAAGGGTGGTGTTACGGTGGCTGGAACTAGAGTTTGA